The Populus alba chromosome 4, ASM523922v2, whole genome shotgun sequence genome contains a region encoding:
- the LOC118050731 gene encoding extra-large guanine nucleotide-binding protein 1 isoform X1, translating into MVGGLRKILPIQSPIHVEKEDDDDKIKNLEYSFALPYSGPLLTCDVPRVVPIDFRQIPIASPAIGSGSLLTDVSLPVVQPIVKSPRKPSKKPNLVSDRTVCLETDGGMDGNGMPCEASRVDVSSASLCANDDECGAKLSDGIRSSGRLDFFSGCVSSGELPRSLEVSELPDNGSENEDRDFYDYVNPANNEAIGSESSHINSSEIFSCQEEDHNEEAPGHVRRPSIVTFREPESNYLVDNESDVSNTDSSVHEKHIAVRPGKKGTCYRCMKGSRLTEKEVCIVCGAKYCSNCVIRAMGSMPEGRKCVTCIGKRIDESRRKTLGKCSRMLKQLLPVVEVEQIMRSERSCVVNQPPPELIYVNRQRLSKQELFLLLTCPNPPKKLKPGYYWYDKVSGLWGKEGHKPRQIISPQLTVGGHIQEDASNGNTNIMINNRKITKAELIMLQWAGVKCEGATHLWVSADGAYQEEGMNNIKGKLWIKTGIKLICAVLSLPTPPNSVSPSGEGVNDVMANKLEQKTLYKLLLVGLEKSGTCTIFKQARIVYSIPFSEDERQSIKSIIQCNLYGYLGILLEGRERFEEECLIDKRRKVVHRHSSLGQIDCKTIYSIGPKLKAFSDWLLQVIASGNLESMIPAAAREYAPFVEELRRDGAFQATYNRRNELKSLPRVATYFLERAVEVARPDYQPSDMDILYAEGFGSSKGLSSMEFSFPKVAPDFCENIGYQHDPLLRYQLIRVHPTTLGGNCKRLEMFEDVDVVLFCVSLIDYDEFSEDKNGVLINKMIASRQLFERTATHPAFEEKKFLLILNKFDLLEEKIEQVPLTQCEWFDDFNPVIGYNPNNSRSTNPSLARRASQYIAVKFKRLFRDLTDRKLYVSLATGFEPDNVDEAFKYAREVLKWEQEELNYPNNELSSTSIEASSSS; encoded by the exons ATGGTTGGGGGCTTGAGGAAAATTTTGCCTATTCAGTCTCCGATTCATGTAGAAAAGGAGGATGACGACGACAAGATTAAAAACTTGGAATACTCATTTGCTTTGCCATATTCTGGCCCTCTGCTTACTTGTGATGTTCCTCGAGTAGTGCCTATTGATTTTAGGCAGATCCCAATTGCTTCTCCTGCGATCGGTTCTGGCTCTTTGTTGACTGATGTTTCATTGCCAGTTGTGCAGCCTATTGTAAAGTCTCCCAGGAAACCGTCGAAGAAGCCAAACTTAGTCTCAGATAGGACTGTTTGCTTAGAAACGGATGGTGGCATGGATGGAAATGGCATGCCATGTGAAGCATCTAGAGTAGATGTCTCGAGTGCTTCGCTTTGTGCAAACGATGACGAGTGCGGAGCAAAGTTATCTGATGGAATACGAAGTTctggtagattggattttttcaGTGGTTGTGTTAGTTCTGGTGAATTACCACGAAGCTTGGAAGTGTCGGAATTGCCTGATAACGGTAGCGAAAATGAAGATCGAGACTTTTACGATTATGTGAATCCCGCAAATAACGAAGCGATAGGATCTGAAAGCTCACACATTAATTCATCTGAGATTTTTTCTTGCCAAGAGGAGGATCACAATGAAGAAGCTCCTGGTCATGTCAGAAGGCCATCAATTGTAACTTTCCGTGAACCTGAATCAAATTATTTAGTGGACAATGAATCTGATGTATCTAACACTGACAGTAGTGTCCATGAGAAGCATATAGCTGTAAGGCCTGGGAAGAAAGGGACATGCTATCGTTGCATGAAGGGAAGTAGGCTTACGGAGAAGGAGGTTTGCATTGTTTGTGGTGCAAAATACTGTTCAAATTGTGTGATAAGAGCGATGGGATCAATGCCAGAAGGAAGAAAATGTGTTACTTGCATTGGTAAGAGGATTGATGAGTCAAGGCGAAAGACCTTGGGTAAATGCTCTCGGATGCTAAAGCAACTATTGCCTGTGGTCGAAGTTGAACAGATAATGCGTTCTGAGAGATCATGTGTGGTGAATCAGCCACCACCAGAACTCATTTATGTAAATCGACAGCGTCTTTCCAAACAGGAGTTATTCCTACTGCTGACCTGTCCAAACCCAcccaaaaaactaaaaccaggATACTATTGGTACGATAAAGTATCTGGTTTATGGGGGAAG GAAGGACACAAGCCTCGTCAAATAATCAGTCCCCAATTGACTGTCGGGGGTCACATCCAGGAAGATGCTAGCAATGGAAATACGAACATAATGATAAATAATCGCAAGATAACTAAAGCAGAGCTCATTATGCTGCAG TGGGCAGGGGTGAAATGTGAAGGAGCAACTCACCTTTGGGTTAGTGCAGACGGGGCTTACCAGGAAGAGGGAATGAAtaacataaaaggaaaattatgGATAAAG ACTGGAATAAAGCTAATTTGTGCTGTCCTGTCTCTGCCAACTCCTCCTAATTCTGTCAGTCCAAGTGGGGAAGGAGTGAATGATGTTATGGCAAACAAACTCGAGCAGAAAACACTCTATAAGCTTCTTCTGGTTGGTCTTGAAAAATCCGGCACATGTACCATATTTAAACAG GCAAGAATTGTATACAGCATTCCTTTTTCTGAAGATGAGCGTCAAAGTATCAAGTCTATTATTCAATGCAATTTGTATGGCTATCTGGGTATACTGCTTGAGGGGCGTGAAAGATTCGAAGAAGAATGCTTGATTGATAAAAGACGAAAGGTTGTGCACCGGCATAGTTCTTTAG GTCAGATTGACTGTAAAACAATCTATTCTATTGGTCCAAAACTGAAAGCTTTCTCAGATTGGCTCCTCCAAGTAATAGCATCTGGCAATTTAGAATCCATGATCCCTGCTGCTGCTCGTGAATACGCACCTTTTGTTGAGGAGTTGCGGAGAGATGGAGCCTTCCAAGCCACATACAACAGGAGGAATGAACTCAAATCGCTACCAAGGGTTGCTACTTATTTCTTAGAACGG GCTGTTGAGGTTGCAAGGCCAGACTATCAGCCATCTGATATGGACATCTTGTATGCTGAGGGTTTTGGTTCATCCAAAGGGCTTTCTAGCATGGAATTTTCATTTCCTAAGGTGGCTCCAGATTTTTGCGAGAATATTGGCTATCAGCATGATCCCTTGCTGAG GTATCAACTTATCAGAGTTCATCCGACAACCCTCGGAGGAAATTGCAAGAGGCTGGAGATGTTTGAAGATGTTGATGTTGTCTTATTTTGCGTTTCATTGATTGATTATGATGAGTTTTCTGAAGACAAGAATGGAGTTCTCATCAACAAGATGATTGCAAGCAGGCAACTATTTGAACGCACGGCCACTCATCCAGCTTTTGAAGAGAAGAAGTTCCTTCTTATACTGAATAAGTTTGACCTGCTCGAGGAAAAGATTGAACAGGTTCCGCTGACTCAATGCGAATGGTTTGATGACTTCAATCCTGTGATTGGCTACAATCCCAACAACAGCAGAAGCACTAATCCTTCATTGGCACGTCGTGCCTCCCAATATATTGCAGTAAAGTTCAAGAGATTGTTCAGAGATCTCACTGACAGGAAGCTGTATGTTTCACTAGCTACTGGTTTTGAACCTGATAATGTTGATGAAGCTTTTAAATATGCAAGAGAGGTTCTGAAGTGGGAGCAAGAGGAACTTAACTACCCCAACAATGAGTTATCTTCGACTAGCATAGAGGCAAGTTCATCCTCATGA
- the LOC118050731 gene encoding extra-large guanine nucleotide-binding protein 1 isoform X2, translated as MVGGLRKILPIQSPIHVEKEDDDDKIKNLEYSFALPYSGPLLTCDVPRVVPIDFRQIPIASPAIGSGSLLTDVSLPVVQPIVKSPRKPSKKPNLVSDRTVCLETDGGMDGNGMPCEASRVDVSSASLCANDDECGAKLSDGIRSSGRLDFFSGCVSSGELPRSLEVSELPDNGSENEDRDFYDYVNPANNEAIGSESSHINSSEIFSCQEEDHNEEAPGHVRRPSIVTFREPESNYLVDNESDVSNTDSSVHEKHIAVRPGKKGTCYRCMKGSRLTEKEVCIVCGAKYCSNCVIRAMGSMPEGRKCVTCIGKRIDESRRKTLGKCSRMLKQLLPVVEVEQIMRSERSCVVNQPPPELIYVNRQRLSKQELFLLLTCPNPPKKLKPGYYWYDKVSGLWGKEGHKPRQIISPQLTVGGHIQEDASNGNTNIMINNRKITKAELIMLQWAGVKCEGATHLWVSADGAYQEEGMNNIKGKLWIKTGIKLICAVLSLPTPPNSVSPSGEGVNDVMANKLEQKTLYKLLLVGLEKSGTCTIFKQARIVYSIPFSEDERQSIKSIIQCNLYGYLGILLEGRERFEEECLIDKRRKVVHRHSSLGQIDCKTIYSIGPKLKAFSDWLLQVIASGNLESMIPAAAREYAPFVEELRRDGAFQATYNRRNELKSLPRVATYFLERAVEVARPDYQPSDMDILYAEGFGSSKGLSSMEFSFPKVAPDFCENIGYQHDPLLRSVLFAHCRLHFLRD; from the exons ATGGTTGGGGGCTTGAGGAAAATTTTGCCTATTCAGTCTCCGATTCATGTAGAAAAGGAGGATGACGACGACAAGATTAAAAACTTGGAATACTCATTTGCTTTGCCATATTCTGGCCCTCTGCTTACTTGTGATGTTCCTCGAGTAGTGCCTATTGATTTTAGGCAGATCCCAATTGCTTCTCCTGCGATCGGTTCTGGCTCTTTGTTGACTGATGTTTCATTGCCAGTTGTGCAGCCTATTGTAAAGTCTCCCAGGAAACCGTCGAAGAAGCCAAACTTAGTCTCAGATAGGACTGTTTGCTTAGAAACGGATGGTGGCATGGATGGAAATGGCATGCCATGTGAAGCATCTAGAGTAGATGTCTCGAGTGCTTCGCTTTGTGCAAACGATGACGAGTGCGGAGCAAAGTTATCTGATGGAATACGAAGTTctggtagattggattttttcaGTGGTTGTGTTAGTTCTGGTGAATTACCACGAAGCTTGGAAGTGTCGGAATTGCCTGATAACGGTAGCGAAAATGAAGATCGAGACTTTTACGATTATGTGAATCCCGCAAATAACGAAGCGATAGGATCTGAAAGCTCACACATTAATTCATCTGAGATTTTTTCTTGCCAAGAGGAGGATCACAATGAAGAAGCTCCTGGTCATGTCAGAAGGCCATCAATTGTAACTTTCCGTGAACCTGAATCAAATTATTTAGTGGACAATGAATCTGATGTATCTAACACTGACAGTAGTGTCCATGAGAAGCATATAGCTGTAAGGCCTGGGAAGAAAGGGACATGCTATCGTTGCATGAAGGGAAGTAGGCTTACGGAGAAGGAGGTTTGCATTGTTTGTGGTGCAAAATACTGTTCAAATTGTGTGATAAGAGCGATGGGATCAATGCCAGAAGGAAGAAAATGTGTTACTTGCATTGGTAAGAGGATTGATGAGTCAAGGCGAAAGACCTTGGGTAAATGCTCTCGGATGCTAAAGCAACTATTGCCTGTGGTCGAAGTTGAACAGATAATGCGTTCTGAGAGATCATGTGTGGTGAATCAGCCACCACCAGAACTCATTTATGTAAATCGACAGCGTCTTTCCAAACAGGAGTTATTCCTACTGCTGACCTGTCCAAACCCAcccaaaaaactaaaaccaggATACTATTGGTACGATAAAGTATCTGGTTTATGGGGGAAG GAAGGACACAAGCCTCGTCAAATAATCAGTCCCCAATTGACTGTCGGGGGTCACATCCAGGAAGATGCTAGCAATGGAAATACGAACATAATGATAAATAATCGCAAGATAACTAAAGCAGAGCTCATTATGCTGCAG TGGGCAGGGGTGAAATGTGAAGGAGCAACTCACCTTTGGGTTAGTGCAGACGGGGCTTACCAGGAAGAGGGAATGAAtaacataaaaggaaaattatgGATAAAG ACTGGAATAAAGCTAATTTGTGCTGTCCTGTCTCTGCCAACTCCTCCTAATTCTGTCAGTCCAAGTGGGGAAGGAGTGAATGATGTTATGGCAAACAAACTCGAGCAGAAAACACTCTATAAGCTTCTTCTGGTTGGTCTTGAAAAATCCGGCACATGTACCATATTTAAACAG GCAAGAATTGTATACAGCATTCCTTTTTCTGAAGATGAGCGTCAAAGTATCAAGTCTATTATTCAATGCAATTTGTATGGCTATCTGGGTATACTGCTTGAGGGGCGTGAAAGATTCGAAGAAGAATGCTTGATTGATAAAAGACGAAAGGTTGTGCACCGGCATAGTTCTTTAG GTCAGATTGACTGTAAAACAATCTATTCTATTGGTCCAAAACTGAAAGCTTTCTCAGATTGGCTCCTCCAAGTAATAGCATCTGGCAATTTAGAATCCATGATCCCTGCTGCTGCTCGTGAATACGCACCTTTTGTTGAGGAGTTGCGGAGAGATGGAGCCTTCCAAGCCACATACAACAGGAGGAATGAACTCAAATCGCTACCAAGGGTTGCTACTTATTTCTTAGAACGG GCTGTTGAGGTTGCAAGGCCAGACTATCAGCCATCTGATATGGACATCTTGTATGCTGAGGGTTTTGGTTCATCCAAAGGGCTTTCTAGCATGGAATTTTCATTTCCTAAGGTGGCTCCAGATTTTTGCGAGAATATTGGCTATCAGCATGATCCCTTGCTGAGGTCAGTTCTATTCGCACATTGCCGATTACATTTTTTGCGTGATTGA
- the LOC118050732 gene encoding protein JINGUBANG — MKHERGSTMVAELSIHRPTFGALLHSDPATFNQDDDESSNKNSPTSTNMSPRYYSSFTPPSGELSPYLSPWSQMSPYTKSPWIIPSPISHKLSKNGLIGSISREEGHVYSIAASGDFLYTGSDSKNVRVWKNLKDFSGFKSNSGLVKAIVVCGEKIFTCHQDGKIRVWTISTRNPSVYRRVGTLPTLKDCVKGSLNPKNYVEVRRHRNVLRIKHFDAVSCLSLNQDQGLLYSGSWDKTLKVWRVSDYKCLESINAHDDAINSVVTGFDSLVFTGSADGTVKAWRRELQGGGTRHFLVQTLLKHENAVTALSVNQESAVIYCGSSDGLVNFWEREKFLSHGGVLRGHKLAVLCLASAGNLVFSGSADKSICVWRREGGGFHTCLAVLTGHGGPVKCLAVKGDQESDEGDQRWIVYSGSLDKSVKVWRVTENAPKCREYPSPRLGFSSHTQNKRQHHG; from the coding sequence ATGAAACACGAAAGAGGCAGCACCATGGTTGCAGAACTCTCAATACACCGACCAACTTTCGGTGCTCTCTTGCATTCCGATCCTGCAACTTTTAatcaagatgatgatgaatcaagcaacaAAAACAGCCCAACTTCAACCAATATGAGTCCTAGATATTACAGCAGTTTCACCCCACCAAGTGGTGAGCTCTCTCCTTACCTCTCCCCATGGAGCCAAATGTCTCCATACACTAAATCTCCTTGGATAATACCATCTCCAATCAGCCATAAGCTCTCTAAAAATGGCCTTATTGGATCAATTTCACGTGAAGAAGGTCATGTTTATTCTATAGCTGCCTCTGGTGATTTTCTATACACTGGCTCCGATAGCAAGAACGTACGTGTATGGAAGAATTTGAAGGATTTTTCAGGGTTTAAATCCAACAGTGGATTGGTTAAGGCCATTGTTGTATGCGGTGAAAAGATTTTCACTTGTCATCAAGATGGCAAGATCAGAGTCTGGACGATATCTACCAGAAACCCTAGTGTTTACAGACGAGTTGGGACCTTGCCAACTCTTAAAGATTGCGTCAAAGGCTCTTTGAATCCCAAGAACTACGTAGAAGTTCGTAGACATCGCAATGTTTTACGTATCAAGCATTTCGACGCAGTTTCTTGCCTAAGCCTGAATCAAGATCAGGGTTTATTATACTCAGGATCCTGGGACAAAACCCTAAAAGTTTGGCGAGTTTCAGACTATAAATGCCTTGAATCAATCAACGCCCACGACGATGCTATAAATTCAGTTGTCACCGGGTTCGATTCTTTGGTGTTTACCGGCTCAGCTGATGGAACAGTGAAAGCATGGAGAAGGGAGCTTCAAGGGGGAGGAACTCGGCATTTTTTGGTTCAAACACTGTTAAAACATGAAAACGCCGTGACTGCGCTCTCGGTAAATCAAGAATCAGCTGTAATTTACTGTGGTTCATCCGATGGGTTGGTAAATTTTTGGGAACGTGAAAAGTTCTTGTCACATGGCGGGGTCCTCAGGGGCCACAAATTGGCCGTCCTTTGCTTGGCGTCAGCTGGTAATCTGGTGTTTAGTGGGTCCGCTGATAAAAGTATTTGTGTGTGGCGTAGGGAAGGTGGCGGCTTCCATACTTGCTTGGCAGTTTTGACTGGTCATGGTGGGCCAGTGAAATGCCTAGCCGTTAAAGGAGATCAAGAATCTGACGAAGGAGATCAGCGGTGGATAGTGTATAGTGGGAGTTTAGACAAGTCTGTTAAGGTTTGGCGCGTGACAGAGAACGCGCCAAAGTGTAGGGAGTATCCATCACCTAGGTTGGGCTTCTCTTCACATACCCAAAACAAAAGACAACATCACGGGTAG